In the genome of Ureibacillus sp. FSL W7-1570, the window ATGGGCCAATTTGAATACCTTTTCCCGAAGTTCCTCCACTTTCGTTGTCACGGTAATGATCCGATGAAAATAGCCTGGTGCAAAAAAATTGCAATGAGCTTCAAGCAGTGGAATTGAGTAACGCTTTTCCAACAATTCTTGAGTTGGAAAACCGATTTGTTCAAAAAATGCATGGGTCGCATTGTCCATATACCGATAATAATTCGGATAGTAAACAATGCCGGCCGCATCCGTATCACCAAACTGGATTTTAAATTGATATTCCATTGACATTTCCCCTGACTTTCGATTCCCTTTGGTCAATCACCCGTTTTGCCTTCATTTCAAAGCGGGTTAAATGATTATTTTCCACCCGCTCCACTTCAATTCTCAGTCCAATTCTGACGCGCAACAGTCTTGCGAGCGGCTCAACGGCACTATCCGGACCTTCAATCAGCACTTTCACTTGGTCCATTTCCCGTTCTGTATAGTAAACGATCCGGAATTCTTTAATTTCAGGGAATTCCCGAATTATTGCCTCAATCGAAGTCGGATAAATATTCATTCCCCGAATGACGACCATATCATCGGCCCGGCCCACAATACCGCCAGGCAAAAACAGATGCGGGTTGCCGCAAACACAAGGTTCCTTTTGATAGATCACGACATCTCCCGTTCTGTATCGAATCATCGGATAACCGTATCGCCCTAAATTTGTCAGGACAAGTTCCCCTTTTTCTCCAGGCTTTACATGTTCCAATGTGTCAGGATTGATGATTTCAACAATGAATTCTTTTTCATTTACATGAATGCCATTTCGTTTTTGACAGGAATACCCATATGCGCCCATCTCGGTCATTCCCACATGGTCATATAATTTGGCGCCAAATAAATTTTCGATTTGTTGACGGACGGACGGAATGGATCCCCCCGGCTCCCCTGCGGAAATGATTTTTTGGATGCTGGAGTTTTTCATATCGATCCCTACCTTCTCCGCCACTTCCGCAAGGTGCAACGCATAACTTGGTGTACATAATAAAACGGTTGCATGATTTTGGATCATGCTATTTAAGCGCTCCTCCGAAGACATTGAACCACCGGGAATGGCGAGCGCACCTAATTTCTGGATGCCATCATAAGCCGCCCAAAAGCCGATGAACGGTCCAAAGGAAAAGGCCAAATAGCATCGGTCAAACTGGGTCACTCCCGCACTTTTTAACACTTCCACCCAACAGTTCGTCCACCATTCCCAACTTTTTCGGGTATCCAATATTTTCAAAGGCCTTCCGGTAGTTCCGGAAGTTTGATGGTAACGGATATAATTTTCCGTTGGATAGGTGTGGTTCCGTCCAAATGGCGGATAATCGATTTGATCTTGCGCGAGTTCCTTTTTCGTTGTAAATGGTAAGCGCTTTAAATCTTCAAAATTTTTTATGGGTAAATGAATGCCATCCAATTTCTCTTTATAAAAACCATTAAACCGGCCAACAAATAACAACAATTCATTGAGCCGTTGAAATTGATAATCTCTCAAACCCACTTTCGTTTCATAGACTTGATGGATTGCCATCGCGATCCCCCTTTAGTAAAAAAACTATTGTAATAGTGATAATAGTTTGAAAATATTGAATATAGAAGAATCATATTCCGCTATGCGGAACATGCAAAAAAATAATTGCTAAAATTTCTCTTATTTGAAAAATTTTAATGTTTCATGCATATTTTTTATTAAACCGGAATAAAGGGGAAATGAATGATGAGAACTTCCAACAGTTCTTTGAAGAATGCTTTGCGGATTTTAAAAACGTTTTCCGTTGATCACACCGAACTGACGCTTGACGAATTCGCTGCCAATAACGGCATTTCAAAAAGCACCGCCTGCCGTTTGCTTCAAACATTGGAGAGCGAAGGATTTATCGTGCAAAATACCCGTTCCAATACATACCATTTGGGACTTTCCGTTTTATATTTGGCCAATATCATGTTAGAGGGGTTTTACCCATTGAAAGAAATGACGAGGTATTTGAAAAAATGTACGGAGGAAACCGGGGAATCTTCCCATATTGCCGTATTGCAAAGAAAAGAAGTGATCTATTTAAAAAAAGAAGATAATCAATACCGGATCCATTTGCAATCTCATATCGGAAAGCGGAATCCTGCCCATTGCACGGCATCGGGGCTTGCTTTGCTTGCTTATGTGGATGAACAAACCATCCGTGAATGGTATGCGGACGGATTCGAACGCCCCACAAAGTATTCCATCTCTTCCATCGAACAATTGTTGAAACGCTTGGAAGATGGACGGGCAAAAGGATACTTTATCAGCGAACGGGAAATGGTGGAAGACGTCCTTGCTGTTGGTGCGCCTATTTTTAACAAGGATGGGGAAGTTTTGGCTTCCATCAGCATAGCGGGATTGCATGCACGCATGAAGCCGCAACTTTCGAAAATCACCCAGCTGGTGAAAGAAACAAGCAAAGAAATATCATGCATGATCCAACATTCGAAGGAGCCGTTGATTCATGAAACATACATTGGATGAAAAATATTTTGTTCAATCGGTCAAAAAAGCGTTACAGATTTTAAAATTGTTTAAAAACCGGAGGCAAGAGCTTTCGGTCACTGAAATTTCCCAATTGATGGAGCTTCCGAAATCCTCTGTTCATCGCCTGTTAAAAGAAATGGTGGAAGAAGGATTTTTGATCCAAGACCGGAAAACGGGAAAGTATAAATTAGGATTTTCCATTTTAGCTCTTGGAGGAATTGTGAAGTATCACATTGATTTTTTCGATGATGCGCGGCCGCTGCTGCAGCAATTTGTAAAAAAATTCAACTTGCCCATTCACATTTGCATGATGGAGCAACAAAAAGTCACCTATTTGATGAGAGAAACGGGAAACATTCCGATGAAGCTTATAACCAGAACCGGCCGGCAAAATGATATCCACTGTACAGCGGAAGGAATGGCCATTTTGGCATACAAAAACCGGCAAATCATTGACTATATTTTATCGAAACCATTGAAACAACATACCCCTTACACGTTGACCGATCCGGATGAACTGCGGGATGAACTCATCAAAGTCCGTTCCCAGGGTTTTGCGATGATGAAGGATACGTACGCAGTTGGTTATTCCGGTTATGCCGCCCCAATCCGGGATTATACCGGTGAAATCTTTTTATCACTTGCGGTGATTTCAAAAAATGATTGTATAACCCCGACGATTGAAGAGAAATTGATCGTTGCCATTAAAGATACAGCAAAAGAGATTTCAAAAATATATGGTTACTATGATTAGTAGGTAGATGAAATCATGCGCAGGACGGAAAAAGAAAAGCAGCACCTTCAATATCCGGGAAGGTGCTGCTCTCATCTCGCTAATCTGCATCCACTTCTATAATTTCACCCGTCTTCGCATCAACTTTTATATCGATTTCAGAAAGGCCCTTTTTAAATTCGATGGAATAGCGTGTTCTGCCATCATCCACCTCAAGAGACCAACCGACAGGGGTAAAACCATTGACTTCCTCTTTTGCAGAAGCTTTTTCGATGGCTTCTCCCGGCTCAATAATATTTGAAAGATCCAGAGCTTCATCTCTGTCATGATTTGCTTCAACTTCTTCCACTTTCATTTCTTTTGTGGACGCATCAATTACTACATCGTATTCTTTTGCAGAATCAAAACCGTCGATCTCATAACGCAAATTTCCAAAATCGGCATCCAATTCAATGGATTCGATTTTCGCATCCGGATATTTCGCCAAGAATGTGTCAATTGCCTCTTTCATCGAAACAGCCGGATTCGTCACATCTACGTCTCCGTTTGCATTCGTGTCCGCCGTTGTGCTGGTTTGGACATTGGTTGTTGTGTCTGTTTCATTCATCGCATTATCATTTTCATTTGATGTGTCTGTGCCGCAAGCAGACAGCAACATGAGGGTAAGCCCTGCCATCATTAATTTTTTTATCATGGATATGACCTCCTTTAGTGTTTCCATTTAATATAATTGGCACTTTTTTTAAGAAGAATACCTGCGGCTATTGATTCATCATTAATTTCTTTGCCATCTGCACATGTTTTTCCTGCCCTTCCAACAGGATGTGGACATGGCAATTTGCCAAACGGGGAAAAAGTCGGCCCATTTTTTTTATGGATAGAAGGATTTTTAAGTTTGATAGTGAATTTTATAAATAATTCCATAGTTTGATAGGAGGCGGTAATGTTGAGCAAAAAAGTGTTGATTCTTGCTGGTGATGCTGTAGAAGCGCTTGAGGTGTATTATCCTTATTATCGTTGTCTTGAAGCGGGCTTTGATGTAACCATTGCGGCACCTTCCGCAAAAAAACTGCAAACGGTTGTCCATGATTTTGTCGATGGCGTCGATACGTACATTGAACGTCCCGCATATGGTTTGGAAGCGCATGAGGCATTTGAAAACATCAAACCGGAAGAATATGATGGCCTTATTATTCCAGGCGGCCGCGCACCGGAGTACATCCGATTGAACGAATCTGTGCCATCCATTGTCAAACATTTCTTTGAAGCCGGAAAACCGATTGCCGCTGTTTGCCATGCCGCACAAATTTTCGCGACCATTCCGGAAGTGATTAAAGGCCGCGAATTGACAGCTTATATCGCATGTAAACCGGAAGTGAAAGCGGCGGGCGGTACGTATGTCGATAAAAACCTCCATGTAGATCAAAATCTCGTAAGCGGTCACGCTTGGCCTGATTTGCCAGGGTTGATGAGAGAATTTATTAAGTTATTGGAAGGCTAAAAATGCTCCCATCCAATTTTGAATTGGATGGGTTTTATATTTCGATTCCCCATATACTATGAAAAAATTATCTCTCCCTCTCGAATCTTACAAGAATCACCCTGAATTTTTATATATTCATATCAGATTGAAAAAGGACAGGGCTCTATTATGAAATAATATTAACTCTTGAATATAATTATGCTAAAGGGAGGGGATGAAATGAAAAAATTTACTGATTGCATGAAGGAGAATTCATTCTGGTTTTATGCAGGCATAGCTGCTACCGCGCTCATCCTGTTTATATTTTAAGAGATTGCAAAGGATGCATTCTTCCTTTTTTAATGAGGCTGGGACATAACTAATAAAGTGAACGAGCTGCAAAAAGATTTTTTGTAAAAAATTGATTGGAGTGACGGGGCGAGTGCTCCTGTCGCGCACGCTTAGTCGCAAAGCAAAAGCTTTCCTGCGACGAGCCCTCTCGAGACCCCGCAGGAGCGAAGGATTGAGCTCCGAGGAGGCTCGAGCCGGGCCCGCGGAAAGCGTCCCCGGAACGGAAATCAATTTTCTTCAATTATCAAAAAAACACCATTTTCTCCCGGGAGAAAATGGTGTTTTTTATCTTTTATC includes:
- a CDS encoding AMP-binding protein, producing MAIHQVYETKVGLRDYQFQRLNELLLFVGRFNGFYKEKLDGIHLPIKNFEDLKRLPFTTKKELAQDQIDYPPFGRNHTYPTENYIRYHQTSGTTGRPLKILDTRKSWEWWTNCWVEVLKSAGVTQFDRCYLAFSFGPFIGFWAAYDGIQKLGALAIPGGSMSSEERLNSMIQNHATVLLCTPSYALHLAEVAEKVGIDMKNSSIQKIISAGEPGGSIPSVRQQIENLFGAKLYDHVGMTEMGAYGYSCQKRNGIHVNEKEFIVEIINPDTLEHVKPGEKGELVLTNLGRYGYPMIRYRTGDVVIYQKEPCVCGNPHLFLPGGIVGRADDMVVIRGMNIYPTSIEAIIREFPEIKEFRIVYYTEREMDQVKVLIEGPDSAVEPLARLLRVRIGLRIEVERVENNHLTRFEMKAKRVIDQRESKVRGNVNGISI
- a CDS encoding DJ-1/PfpI family protein, whose translation is MSKKVLILAGDAVEALEVYYPYYRCLEAGFDVTIAAPSAKKLQTVVHDFVDGVDTYIERPAYGLEAHEAFENIKPEEYDGLIIPGGRAPEYIRLNESVPSIVKHFFEAGKPIAAVCHAAQIFATIPEVIKGRELTAYIACKPEVKAAGGTYVDKNLHVDQNLVSGHAWPDLPGLMREFIKLLEG
- a CDS encoding IclR family transcriptional regulator gives rise to the protein MMRTSNSSLKNALRILKTFSVDHTELTLDEFAANNGISKSTACRLLQTLESEGFIVQNTRSNTYHLGLSVLYLANIMLEGFYPLKEMTRYLKKCTEETGESSHIAVLQRKEVIYLKKEDNQYRIHLQSHIGKRNPAHCTASGLALLAYVDEQTIREWYADGFERPTKYSISSIEQLLKRLEDGRAKGYFISEREMVEDVLAVGAPIFNKDGEVLASISIAGLHARMKPQLSKITQLVKETSKEISCMIQHSKEPLIHETYIG
- a CDS encoding PepSY domain-containing protein — protein: MIKKLMMAGLTLMLLSACGTDTSNENDNAMNETDTTTNVQTSTTADTNANGDVDVTNPAVSMKEAIDTFLAKYPDAKIESIELDADFGNLRYEIDGFDSAKEYDVVIDASTKEMKVEEVEANHDRDEALDLSNIIEPGEAIEKASAKEEVNGFTPVGWSLEVDDGRTRYSIEFKKGLSEIDIKVDAKTGEIIEVDAD
- a CDS encoding IclR family transcriptional regulator, whose translation is MKHTLDEKYFVQSVKKALQILKLFKNRRQELSVTEISQLMELPKSSVHRLLKEMVEEGFLIQDRKTGKYKLGFSILALGGIVKYHIDFFDDARPLLQQFVKKFNLPIHICMMEQQKVTYLMRETGNIPMKLITRTGRQNDIHCTAEGMAILAYKNRQIIDYILSKPLKQHTPYTLTDPDELRDELIKVRSQGFAMMKDTYAVGYSGYAAPIRDYTGEIFLSLAVISKNDCITPTIEEKLIVAIKDTAKEISKIYGYYD
- a CDS encoding thioesterase family protein, translating into MEYQFKIQFGDTDAAGIVYYPNYYRYMDNATHAFFEQIGFPTQELLEKRYSIPLLEAHCNFFAPGYFHRIITVTTKVEELREKVFKLAHQFKDGETVIAQGYEVRAWVSLKGEKPKAQPIPEELKHKLQQYQIGG